In a single window of the Elaeis guineensis isolate ETL-2024a chromosome 8, EG11, whole genome shotgun sequence genome:
- the LOC105049948 gene encoding probable E3 ubiquitin-protein ligase XERICO: MGLSSLPTPSEGMLTLLLVNTALIVSVLKEIACSVLHILGFRTFPSPPDPAGSGSASDWPPEPTLADRFRSRFKPIRFGSAFGLRRQQAIDCRVCLIRFEPESVVNRLPCGHLFHKTCLERWLDYHHATCPLCRSHLLPTDEPPSPPPLPPPLLRSGIISSNYGGCH; the protein is encoded by the coding sequence ATGGGTCTCTCGAGCCTGCCGACGCCCTCGGAGGGCATGCTGACCCTCCTCCTGGTGAACACCGCCCTCATCGTCTCCGTCCTCAAGGAGATCGCCTGCTCCGTCCTCCACATCCTCGGCTTCCGCACCTTCCCGTCGCCTCCGGACCCGGCCGGTTCCGGCTCCGCTTCCGATTGGCCTCCGGAGCCCACCCTCGCCGACCGCTTCCGGAGCCGGTTCAAGCCCATTCGGTTCGGGTCGGCCTTCGGCCTGCGGCGCCAGCAGGCGATCGACTGCCGGGTTTGCCTGATCCGGTTCGAGCCCGAGTCGGTGGTGAACCGGCTCCCCTGCGGCCACCTCTTCCACAAGACCTGCCTCGAGCGCTGGCTCGACTACCATCACGCCACGTGTCCCCTCTGCCGATCCCACCTCCTCCCCACAGACGAGCCGCCGTCCCCGCCGCCGCTGCCGCCTCCTCTTCTTCGATCTGGTATTATTAGTAGTAATTACGGCGGTTGCCACTGA
- the LOC105049949 gene encoding C2 and GRAM domain-containing protein At1g03370 isoform X1 has product MKLLVHVIEARNLQAMGLNGLSDPFVKLQLGKQRAKTMVVKKNSNPVWNEEFSFLVGDPSEELMVYVLDEDKIFSDDFLGQVKVPLLKILDADDLSLGTQWYQLQPKNKKSKSKDYGDIRLTITLSQRNIDEIPIVTQSFSVDHSSNSDKSTELTKGPPSLSSYGNLERSAVPVIDETESVKGDKLNPMTFVNRLFHIFAGKNVEAALPSSGNLDCLEDLQESSASPEISERQTNDTCSNISFDELLKTMEAKDQGGEMPGSLQGGVLLDQSYVVAPGDLNFLIFSPSSNFLQSLAELQGTTNLQTESWRLENGGESLKRVITYTKAATKLVKAVKATEEQTYLKADGKNYAVLASVGTPDVPFGNCFRTEVLFCIMPGPDLPSEDQSSRLLISWRMNFLQSTMMKGMIENGAKQGLKDSFAQFADLLSQNINPLDQKDTGSNKDQILASLQNEQESGWKLAFRFFGNFTAISSVCVAFYVLIHILLAKPSIVQGLEFPGLDLPDSIGELVVCGVLVLQGQRVLDMIGRFLQARKQRGSDHGVKAQGDGWLLTIALIEGNNLAAVDSTGYSDPYVVFTCNGKTKTSSIKFQTLEPQWNEIFEFDAMDDPPSMMDVDVYDFDGPFDEATSLGHAEVNFVKSNLSELADVWIPLQGKLAQACQSKLHLRVFLNNTRGTDIVTEYLTKMEKEVGKKINLRSPQTNCAFQKLFGLPPEEFLINDFSCHLKRKMPMQGRLFLSPRIIGFYANLFGHKTKFFFLWEDIEDIQVIPPTLASMASPSLLIILRKGKGMDAKHGAKTVDQDGRLKFHFQSFVSFNVANRTIMALWKARSLSPEQKVQIVEEESEATLHGEESGSFLGTEYANMSEVFSSTIPIDMNLLMKVFGGTSLEQRVMEKVGCVNYSITAWEPVKPDVYQRQVYYKFDKSLSRYGGEVTSTQQKSPLPDRNGWIIEEVMTLQGVLLGDYFNLHLRYQMEDLTPRLKACNVQVSLGIAWLKSTEHQKRITKNVISNSSARLKEMFSQVEKESMVGKQNDSFH; this is encoded by the exons ATGAAGCTCCTGGTGCATGTTATTGAAGCCCGTAACCTCCAGGCGATGGGTCTCAATGGCCTCAGCGATCCCTTTGTCAAATTACAACTCGGAAAACAACGGGCGAAGACTATGGTGGTCAAGAAGAACTCGAACCCTGTATGGAATGAGGAGTTCAGCTTCCTCGTCGGCGACCCCAGCGAGGAACTCATGGTCTATGTATTGGATGAAGACAAGATCTTTAGTGATGATTTCCTGGGACAGGTCAAGGTGCCATTGTTGAAGATCTTGGATGCAGATGATCTTTCACTTGGGACACAATGGTATCAGCTGCAGCCCAAGAACAAGAAGTCTAAGAGCAAGGACTATG GAGATATCCGTCTCACTATAACTTTGTCTCAGAGAAACATTGATGAAATACCCATAGTCACACAATCTTTTTCTGTTGATCATTCATCTAACTCCGATAAATCAACTGAATTAACAAAAGGACCACCCTCACTATCTTCTTATGGAAATTTGGAAAGATCTGCTGTACCAGTGATTGATGAAACGGAATCTGTCAAGGGAGACAAGTTGAATCCAATGACATTTGTCAATCGTctgtttcatatttttgctgggaAAAATGTAGAGGCTGCATTGCCTTCTAGCGGGAATCTTGACTGCCTAGAAGACCTACAAGAATCATCTGCAAGCCCTGAGATATCTGAAAGACAAACTAATGATACATGCTCTAACATCAGCTTTGATGAACTACTGAAAACAATGGAAGCAAAGGATCAAGGAGGTGAAATGCCTGGAAGTCTACAAGGAGGAGTACTTCTTGACCAATCTTATGTTGTTGCACCCGGCGATCTGAACTTCCTTATCTTTTCACCGAGTTCAAATTTCTTGCAATCACTTGCTGAGCTTCAAGGAACTACTAATCTGCAAACTGAATCTTGGAGACTTGAAAATGGTGGTGAGAGCTTGAAAAGAGTGATTACCTACACAAAAGCTGCAACTAAACTAGTAAAGGCTGTGAAAGCCACAGAGGAGCAGACTTATCTGAAGGCTGATGGAAAAAATTATGCAGTTTTAGCTAGCGTGGGCACTCCTGATGTTCCTTTTGGTAATTGTTTCCGGACAGAGGTTCTTTTCTGCATAATGCCTGGGCCTGATTTGCCATCTGAAGACCAATCTTCACGTCTACTAATTTCCTGGCGCATGAATTTCCTCCAGAGTACTATGATGAAAGGTATGATTGAAAATGGAGCAAAGCAAGGCTTAAAGGACAGCTTTGCCCAGTTTGCTGATTTGCTTTCGCAGAATATAAACCCACTTGATCAAAAAGACACTGGGTCCAACAAAGACCAGATCTTAGCTTCTTTGCAAAATGAGCAAGAGTCAGGCTGGAAGCTGGCATTTAGATTCTTTGGAAATTTTACTGCTATATCATCTGTATGTGTGGCCTTCTATGTTCTTATACACATCTTGCTTGCAAAGCCTAGTATAGTTCAGGGGCTTGAGTTTCCTGGCCTAGATCTGCCAGACTCAATTGGGGAACTTGTGGTTTGTGGTGTTTTGGTTCTTCAAGGACAGCGTGTTCTTGATATGATAGGACGTTTCTTGCAGGCCCGGAAGCAGAGAG GCAGTGATCATGGAGTCAAAGCACAAGGAGATGGGTGGTTGCTAACTATTGCATTAATTGAGGGAAATAATTTAGCAGCAGTGGATTCAACTGGTTATTCTGATCCCTATGTGGTTTTCACATGCAATGGTAAAACTAAAACaagctcaataaaattccaaACTCTGGAGCCTCAATGGAATG AAATCTTTGAATTTGATGCCATGGATGATCCTCCATCAATGATGGATGTGGATGTGTATGATTTTGATGGGCCTTTTGATGAAGCTACATCTCTTGGTCATGCTGAAGTCAACTTTGTGAAATCTAATTTGTCAGAATTAGCGGATGTATGGATTCCTCTTCAAGGGAAGTTAGCTCAGGCATGCCAGTCTAAGCTGCACTTGAGGGTTTTTCTAAACAATACACGGGGCACTGATATTGTGACAGAGTATCTAACAAAAATGGAGAAAGAAGTTGGAAAGAAG ATAAATTTGAGGTCCCCTCAGACGAATTGTGCATTCCAGAAGCTTTTTGGTCTCCCACCAGAAGAATTTCTCATCAATGATTTTAGCTGTCACTTGAAGCGCAAGATGCCCATGCAG GGCCGCCTCTTTCTATCTCCAAGAATAATTGGGTTTTATGCAAACTTATTTGGACACAaaacaaaatttttctttctttgggAAGATATTGAGGACATCCAGGTGATTCCTCCAACTTTGGCATCAATGGCTAGCCCATCTCTTTTGATTATTCTCCGCAAGGGAAAAGGTATGGATGCAAAGCATGGTGCGAAGACTGTTGATCAGGATGGGAGACTTAAGTTTCATTTTCAATCATTTGTATCATTCAATGTAGCCAACAG GACAATCATGGCACTATGGAAGGCTAGGTCCTTGAGCCCTGAACAAAAAGTGCAGATAGTTGAAGAAGAATCTGAAGCAACCCTCCATGGTGAGGAGAGTGGATCTTTCTTAGGCACAGAGTATGCCAACATGTCAGAAGTCTTCTCATCTACCATTCCTATTGAT ATGAACTTATTGATGAAGGTATTTGGAGGAACTTCATTGGAGCAAAGGGTAATGGAGAAAGTTGGTTGTGTCAACTATTCTATAACAGCATGGGAACCAGTTAAGCCTGACGTTTACCAAAGGCAAGTTTATTACAAATTTGACAAGAGTTTATCTCGTTATGGAGGTGAAGTAACTAGCACGCAGCAAAAGTCTCCCTTACCTGATAGAAATGGATGGATTATCGAAGAAGTGATGACACTCCAAGGGGTTCTACTTGGTGACTACTTTAAC CTTCACTTGAGGTACCAGATGGAGGATCTTACCCCTAGACTGAAGGCTTGCAATGTTCAGGTGTCCTTGGGGATTGCTTGGTTGAAGAGCACTGAGCATCAAAAGAGAATAACAAAGAATGTGATATCCAATTCATCAGCTCGACTCAAGGAGATGTTCAGTCAAGTTGAAAAGGAATCCATGGTGGGAAAGCAGAATGATTCTTTCCACTGA
- the LOC105049989 gene encoding uncharacterized protein, with protein MLVSHRAEPISISLPIKTRIGVLEKDIDKAKKKVAKVERKFLKIKKVYDDASTEVKCLRGCLEQTDRAYFTERSTLIEERNRFIKMVGEATWGTATKLKKSSKEHKNEVYELLYAALPSLLTRVSFAWLQAVDHLQTPFPCERTRTLHEVYIVVPGLLCPNIEFVKAHSPIPSCQYLGQLAKSKASLSSPPYTKQVYEPPLFKAVPNHSIPSFRPGTQQTNRTRTPFPKRKRPPPPQPPLQDLPPNPAWASRPPPAVLRTEPSAPRRTPSNIPRPHRSMGCCICCSCTLFLLFLLMAVASFLYISLVINPVMPTYKVEHFGVTALDINPKDGSVAAELAVTVRAENPNKKVGVRYKEGGWVAVAYHGVALCSGQLPALYQEPQSVAVMRVSLKGREKLEVGMAAALQRDQSTGSVPLDVTVRAPVALRVGEVDLREVVVKAVWDLEVEGLSPGKNASIKVKDYKVNLDL; from the exons ATGCTTGTTAGTCATCGTGCCGAACCTATATCAATATCTCTGCCTATCAAGACTCGAATTGGAGTtcttgaaaaagatattgacaagGCTAAGAAGAAGGTTGCCAAAGTGGAGCGAAAGTTTCTGAAGATAAAGAAAGTCTATGACGATGCTTCGACAGAAGTGAAATGCCTAAGAGGGTGCCTCGAGCAGACTGACAGGGCATATTTCACAGAAAGGTCCACATTGATCGAGGAGCGCAATAGGTTCATCAAGATGGTAGGTGAAGCAACCTGGGGCACAGCTACAAAG CTTAAAAAGAGTTCCAAGGAACACAAGAACGAGGTCTATGAGCTGTTATACGCGGCGCTACCTTCGCTCTTAACCAGAGTTTCGTTTGCGTGGCTGCAGGCAGTCGACCACTTGCAAACCCCATTCCCCTGTGAGCGCACACG GACACTTCACGAAGTTTACATCGTGGTGCCCGGCCTGCTGTGCCCAAATATTGAATTTGTAAAGGCCCACAGCCCAATACCCTCATGTCAATACTTGGGCCAGCTTGCCAAGAGCAAGGCCAGTCTCTCTTCCCCTCCATACACCAAACAAGTGTACGAGCCTCCCTTGTTCAAGGCTGTCCCAAACCACTCCATCCCTTCCTTCCGGCCAGGTACCCAACAAACAAACCGAACACGTACACCTTTCCCTAAGAGGAAGAGGCCACCACCTCCACAACCTCCTCTCCAAGACCTGCCCCCCAACCCAGCATGGGCGTCCCGTCCCCCGCCCGCTGTCCTACGTACAGAACCCTCCGCACCACGCCGCACCCCGTCTAACATTCCCCGCCCCCACCGCTCCATGGGGTGCTGCATCTGCTGCTCCTGcaccctcttcctcctcttcctcctcatgGCCGTCGCCTCCTTCCTCTACATCTCCCTCGTCATCAACCCCGTCATGCCCACCTACAAGGTCGAGCACTTCGGCGTcaccgccctcgacatcaatccCAAGGACGGAAGCGTCGCAGCGGAGCTGGCGGTCACCGTGCGGGCCGAGAACCCCAACAAGAAAGTCGGTGTACGTTACAAGGAGGGAGGGTGGGTCGCGGTGGCGTACCACGGGGTGGCGCTGTGCTCGGGGCAGCTGCCGGCGTTATACCAGGAGCCGCAGAGCGTGGCGGTGATGAGGGTGTCGCTGAAGGGGCGGGAGAAGCTGGAAGTGGGGATGGCGGCGGCGCTGCAGCGGGACCAGAGCACGGGGAGCGTGCCGCTGGACGTGACGGTGAGGGCGCCAGTGGCGTTGAGGGTCGGGGAGGTGGATCTCCGGGAGGTCGTGGTGAAAGCCGTCTGGGACCTGGAGGTGGAGGGCCTCTCGCCGGGGAAGAATGCCAGCATCAAGGTGAAGGACTACAAGGTCAACCTGGACTTGTAG
- the LOC105049949 gene encoding C2 and GRAM domain-containing protein At1g03370 isoform X2 yields the protein MGLNGLSDPFVKLQLGKQRAKTMVVKKNSNPVWNEEFSFLVGDPSEELMVYVLDEDKIFSDDFLGQVKVPLLKILDADDLSLGTQWYQLQPKNKKSKSKDYGDIRLTITLSQRNIDEIPIVTQSFSVDHSSNSDKSTELTKGPPSLSSYGNLERSAVPVIDETESVKGDKLNPMTFVNRLFHIFAGKNVEAALPSSGNLDCLEDLQESSASPEISERQTNDTCSNISFDELLKTMEAKDQGGEMPGSLQGGVLLDQSYVVAPGDLNFLIFSPSSNFLQSLAELQGTTNLQTESWRLENGGESLKRVITYTKAATKLVKAVKATEEQTYLKADGKNYAVLASVGTPDVPFGNCFRTEVLFCIMPGPDLPSEDQSSRLLISWRMNFLQSTMMKGMIENGAKQGLKDSFAQFADLLSQNINPLDQKDTGSNKDQILASLQNEQESGWKLAFRFFGNFTAISSVCVAFYVLIHILLAKPSIVQGLEFPGLDLPDSIGELVVCGVLVLQGQRVLDMIGRFLQARKQRGSDHGVKAQGDGWLLTIALIEGNNLAAVDSTGYSDPYVVFTCNGKTKTSSIKFQTLEPQWNEIFEFDAMDDPPSMMDVDVYDFDGPFDEATSLGHAEVNFVKSNLSELADVWIPLQGKLAQACQSKLHLRVFLNNTRGTDIVTEYLTKMEKEVGKKINLRSPQTNCAFQKLFGLPPEEFLINDFSCHLKRKMPMQGRLFLSPRIIGFYANLFGHKTKFFFLWEDIEDIQVIPPTLASMASPSLLIILRKGKGMDAKHGAKTVDQDGRLKFHFQSFVSFNVANRTIMALWKARSLSPEQKVQIVEEESEATLHGEESGSFLGTEYANMSEVFSSTIPIDMNLLMKVFGGTSLEQRVMEKVGCVNYSITAWEPVKPDVYQRQVYYKFDKSLSRYGGEVTSTQQKSPLPDRNGWIIEEVMTLQGVLLGDYFNLHLRYQMEDLTPRLKACNVQVSLGIAWLKSTEHQKRITKNVISNSSARLKEMFSQVEKESMVGKQNDSFH from the exons ATGGGTCTCAATGGCCTCAGCGATCCCTTTGTCAAATTACAACTCGGAAAACAACGGGCGAAGACTATGGTGGTCAAGAAGAACTCGAACCCTGTATGGAATGAGGAGTTCAGCTTCCTCGTCGGCGACCCCAGCGAGGAACTCATGGTCTATGTATTGGATGAAGACAAGATCTTTAGTGATGATTTCCTGGGACAGGTCAAGGTGCCATTGTTGAAGATCTTGGATGCAGATGATCTTTCACTTGGGACACAATGGTATCAGCTGCAGCCCAAGAACAAGAAGTCTAAGAGCAAGGACTATG GAGATATCCGTCTCACTATAACTTTGTCTCAGAGAAACATTGATGAAATACCCATAGTCACACAATCTTTTTCTGTTGATCATTCATCTAACTCCGATAAATCAACTGAATTAACAAAAGGACCACCCTCACTATCTTCTTATGGAAATTTGGAAAGATCTGCTGTACCAGTGATTGATGAAACGGAATCTGTCAAGGGAGACAAGTTGAATCCAATGACATTTGTCAATCGTctgtttcatatttttgctgggaAAAATGTAGAGGCTGCATTGCCTTCTAGCGGGAATCTTGACTGCCTAGAAGACCTACAAGAATCATCTGCAAGCCCTGAGATATCTGAAAGACAAACTAATGATACATGCTCTAACATCAGCTTTGATGAACTACTGAAAACAATGGAAGCAAAGGATCAAGGAGGTGAAATGCCTGGAAGTCTACAAGGAGGAGTACTTCTTGACCAATCTTATGTTGTTGCACCCGGCGATCTGAACTTCCTTATCTTTTCACCGAGTTCAAATTTCTTGCAATCACTTGCTGAGCTTCAAGGAACTACTAATCTGCAAACTGAATCTTGGAGACTTGAAAATGGTGGTGAGAGCTTGAAAAGAGTGATTACCTACACAAAAGCTGCAACTAAACTAGTAAAGGCTGTGAAAGCCACAGAGGAGCAGACTTATCTGAAGGCTGATGGAAAAAATTATGCAGTTTTAGCTAGCGTGGGCACTCCTGATGTTCCTTTTGGTAATTGTTTCCGGACAGAGGTTCTTTTCTGCATAATGCCTGGGCCTGATTTGCCATCTGAAGACCAATCTTCACGTCTACTAATTTCCTGGCGCATGAATTTCCTCCAGAGTACTATGATGAAAGGTATGATTGAAAATGGAGCAAAGCAAGGCTTAAAGGACAGCTTTGCCCAGTTTGCTGATTTGCTTTCGCAGAATATAAACCCACTTGATCAAAAAGACACTGGGTCCAACAAAGACCAGATCTTAGCTTCTTTGCAAAATGAGCAAGAGTCAGGCTGGAAGCTGGCATTTAGATTCTTTGGAAATTTTACTGCTATATCATCTGTATGTGTGGCCTTCTATGTTCTTATACACATCTTGCTTGCAAAGCCTAGTATAGTTCAGGGGCTTGAGTTTCCTGGCCTAGATCTGCCAGACTCAATTGGGGAACTTGTGGTTTGTGGTGTTTTGGTTCTTCAAGGACAGCGTGTTCTTGATATGATAGGACGTTTCTTGCAGGCCCGGAAGCAGAGAG GCAGTGATCATGGAGTCAAAGCACAAGGAGATGGGTGGTTGCTAACTATTGCATTAATTGAGGGAAATAATTTAGCAGCAGTGGATTCAACTGGTTATTCTGATCCCTATGTGGTTTTCACATGCAATGGTAAAACTAAAACaagctcaataaaattccaaACTCTGGAGCCTCAATGGAATG AAATCTTTGAATTTGATGCCATGGATGATCCTCCATCAATGATGGATGTGGATGTGTATGATTTTGATGGGCCTTTTGATGAAGCTACATCTCTTGGTCATGCTGAAGTCAACTTTGTGAAATCTAATTTGTCAGAATTAGCGGATGTATGGATTCCTCTTCAAGGGAAGTTAGCTCAGGCATGCCAGTCTAAGCTGCACTTGAGGGTTTTTCTAAACAATACACGGGGCACTGATATTGTGACAGAGTATCTAACAAAAATGGAGAAAGAAGTTGGAAAGAAG ATAAATTTGAGGTCCCCTCAGACGAATTGTGCATTCCAGAAGCTTTTTGGTCTCCCACCAGAAGAATTTCTCATCAATGATTTTAGCTGTCACTTGAAGCGCAAGATGCCCATGCAG GGCCGCCTCTTTCTATCTCCAAGAATAATTGGGTTTTATGCAAACTTATTTGGACACAaaacaaaatttttctttctttgggAAGATATTGAGGACATCCAGGTGATTCCTCCAACTTTGGCATCAATGGCTAGCCCATCTCTTTTGATTATTCTCCGCAAGGGAAAAGGTATGGATGCAAAGCATGGTGCGAAGACTGTTGATCAGGATGGGAGACTTAAGTTTCATTTTCAATCATTTGTATCATTCAATGTAGCCAACAG GACAATCATGGCACTATGGAAGGCTAGGTCCTTGAGCCCTGAACAAAAAGTGCAGATAGTTGAAGAAGAATCTGAAGCAACCCTCCATGGTGAGGAGAGTGGATCTTTCTTAGGCACAGAGTATGCCAACATGTCAGAAGTCTTCTCATCTACCATTCCTATTGAT ATGAACTTATTGATGAAGGTATTTGGAGGAACTTCATTGGAGCAAAGGGTAATGGAGAAAGTTGGTTGTGTCAACTATTCTATAACAGCATGGGAACCAGTTAAGCCTGACGTTTACCAAAGGCAAGTTTATTACAAATTTGACAAGAGTTTATCTCGTTATGGAGGTGAAGTAACTAGCACGCAGCAAAAGTCTCCCTTACCTGATAGAAATGGATGGATTATCGAAGAAGTGATGACACTCCAAGGGGTTCTACTTGGTGACTACTTTAAC CTTCACTTGAGGTACCAGATGGAGGATCTTACCCCTAGACTGAAGGCTTGCAATGTTCAGGTGTCCTTGGGGATTGCTTGGTTGAAGAGCACTGAGCATCAAAAGAGAATAACAAAGAATGTGATATCCAATTCATCAGCTCGACTCAAGGAGATGTTCAGTCAAGTTGAAAAGGAATCCATGGTGGGAAAGCAGAATGATTCTTTCCACTGA